One window of Robiginitalea biformata HTCC2501 genomic DNA carries:
- a CDS encoding BT_3928 family protein, translating into MKYLVHLARVLVGLLFIVSGFIKLNDPVGFSFKLEEYFSPPVLDLPFLEPYALAIALFVVVLEVILGVTLLLGYLRKPTLWTLLATIVFFTFLTLYSAVTGKVTDCGCFGDALKLTPWQSFYKDVALLVLILVLLAGSKYINPIGSRLFRAGATALALVACILFANYVLNHLPWIDFRPYHIGASIPEGMVIPEDAPAPVYEYDWKFRIDGEEQIITTNGEYPEVEGEFVEVADTREIRAGYEPPIHDFTLEREGVDYAGEILTRPQLLMVISYDLDKSHAPAFKALARYTDSAAALGYSVIGMSASSQEAVDALKAANGLDFPFYFSDQTTLKTIVRSNPGVLRLERGIIRQKLHYNDLEELELQPLTEAARYNMPLKKSLDSIMELDQKYRAEAHQGDFSNWGLQMEIDSSNIAWIDSVIAVNGYPGKSQVGGETSKAAWYVIQHSNRIDEFLPQIEGAARAGELPFRLYAMMLDRQLMRQGEPQIYGTQGTSFYMGSPPEKVDMIWPVAQPGKVDSLRKAAGFDQPLEDYGRELFGEDFVYRNYTIEQAREMWAKQNIQQ; encoded by the coding sequence ATGAAATACCTTGTGCACCTGGCCCGCGTACTGGTCGGGCTCCTGTTTATCGTCAGCGGATTTATCAAGCTCAATGACCCGGTGGGCTTCTCCTTCAAACTGGAGGAGTACTTCAGCCCACCCGTGCTGGACCTGCCGTTTTTGGAACCTTATGCCCTGGCCATTGCCCTCTTTGTGGTGGTCCTGGAAGTCATACTGGGGGTGACGCTGCTGTTGGGCTATCTGCGCAAGCCCACGCTCTGGACGCTCCTGGCGACCATCGTATTCTTTACGTTTCTCACGCTATATTCGGCCGTGACGGGCAAGGTGACGGATTGCGGGTGCTTCGGGGACGCCCTGAAACTCACGCCCTGGCAGTCCTTTTACAAGGACGTCGCCCTGCTGGTGCTCATCCTGGTTCTGCTGGCGGGCAGTAAGTACATTAATCCGATAGGGAGCCGGCTCTTCCGGGCAGGGGCAACTGCCCTGGCCCTGGTGGCTTGTATCCTGTTTGCCAACTACGTGTTGAACCACCTTCCCTGGATCGATTTCAGGCCCTACCATATTGGCGCCAGCATCCCGGAGGGGATGGTCATCCCGGAAGACGCCCCGGCCCCGGTCTACGAATACGACTGGAAGTTCCGGATAGACGGGGAAGAACAAATTATCACCACCAATGGGGAATACCCGGAGGTGGAGGGGGAATTCGTAGAAGTGGCGGATACCCGTGAGATCCGGGCGGGTTACGAGCCTCCCATCCACGATTTTACCCTGGAGAGGGAAGGGGTGGACTACGCCGGAGAAATCCTGACCCGGCCGCAACTGCTGATGGTCATCTCCTACGACCTGGACAAGAGCCATGCCCCGGCGTTTAAAGCCCTCGCCCGCTACACGGATTCCGCGGCCGCATTGGGGTATTCGGTAATCGGCATGTCGGCCTCCTCCCAGGAGGCGGTCGATGCCCTCAAGGCCGCAAACGGGCTGGACTTCCCGTTTTATTTTTCGGACCAGACTACCCTGAAGACCATAGTGCGCTCCAACCCGGGGGTCCTCAGGCTCGAACGGGGCATCATTCGCCAGAAGCTCCATTACAACGACCTGGAGGAGCTGGAACTGCAACCCCTGACGGAAGCGGCACGGTATAACATGCCCCTGAAGAAAAGCCTTGACAGCATCATGGAGCTCGACCAGAAATACCGGGCCGAGGCCCATCAGGGCGATTTCTCGAACTGGGGCCTGCAAATGGAAATCGACAGTTCGAACATCGCCTGGATCGATTCTGTTATTGCGGTCAACGGTTACCCCGGTAAGAGTCAGGTTGGCGGGGAAACATCCAAAGCGGCGTGGTACGTAATCCAGCATTCCAACCGAATCGATGAATTTCTGCCCCAGATCGAAGGGGCTGCGCGGGCCGGGGAGCTGCCTTTCCGCCTGTATGCCATGATGCTGGACCGCCAGTTGATGAGGCAGGGAGAACCCCAGATATACGGGACACAGGGCACGTCATTTTACATGGGTTCCCCCCCGGAGAAAGTTGATATGATCTGGCCCGTGGCCCAACCCGGGAAGGTAGACAGCCTCCGGAAGGCCGCAGGATTTGACCAGCCCCTGGAAGATTATGGAAGGGAATTATTTGGCGAAGATTTTGTGTACAGGAACTATACAATCGAACAGGCCCGGGAAATGTGGGCGAAACAAAACATCCAACAATAA
- the tpiA gene encoding triose-phosphate isomerase — protein sequence MRSNIVAGNWKMNKTASESEALLDELAAKLPDCSAEVMVAPVFVNLAEAVRRLEHSKIEAIAQNMHFADSGAYTGEVAADMLLGIGVDTVILGHSERRAYFGEDDDLLAKKVGQAIEKGMRTIFCFGEELKDRQAGKHFEVVESQLKNALFQLPEEAWGRIVLAYEPVWAIGTGETASPEQAQEMHAFIRKIVSDAYTDAVAQKVSILYGGSVKPGNAAEIFSKPDVDGGLIGGASLKADDFVAIIKAIG from the coding sequence ATGAGATCTAATATCGTAGCCGGAAACTGGAAAATGAACAAAACGGCCTCCGAGTCGGAAGCCCTGCTGGACGAACTGGCCGCCAAGCTGCCGGACTGTTCGGCGGAGGTGATGGTCGCGCCCGTATTCGTCAACCTGGCCGAAGCGGTCAGGCGCCTGGAACATTCTAAAATCGAGGCGATTGCCCAGAACATGCACTTTGCGGATTCCGGGGCCTACACCGGGGAAGTTGCCGCGGATATGCTGCTCGGCATCGGGGTAGATACGGTCATCCTCGGGCATTCCGAGCGGCGGGCGTATTTTGGCGAGGACGACGACTTGCTAGCCAAAAAAGTGGGGCAGGCCATTGAAAAAGGCATGCGGACCATCTTCTGCTTTGGGGAAGAGCTCAAGGACCGGCAAGCCGGGAAGCATTTCGAAGTGGTAGAATCCCAGTTGAAGAACGCCCTGTTCCAGCTGCCGGAGGAAGCCTGGGGGCGGATCGTCCTGGCGTATGAGCCCGTCTGGGCTATCGGCACGGGAGAAACCGCCAGCCCGGAACAGGCCCAGGAGATGCATGCATTTATCCGTAAAATTGTGTCCGACGCCTACACGGATGCGGTGGCCCAGAAAGTTTCCATCCTTTATGGCGGCAGCGTCAAGCCCGGGAACGCCGCCGAGATCTTTTCCAAGCCCGATGTAGATGGCGGGCTGATCGGCGGGGCCTCCCTCAAGGCGGATGACTTTGTGGCCATTATCAAGGCCATCGGATAG
- the prmA gene encoding 50S ribosomal protein L11 methyltransferase: MYICCSLTLKPLQPASEIFIAALGELGFESFEETPTGLKAYIREEDWDEQALAGVPYWSSPKWEASFEITRVAQQNWNALWEADYQPIQVGDRCVVRAPFHPDPPAGTDFDLVISPKMSFGTGHHQTTWLMLRYLLDMDLNGKALLDMGSGTGVLAILAARRGARPVLAVDIDPWSAENCRENAARNGVPEIEAVLGDVRAIRGRDFDCILANINKNILLEDLSGYATSLREGGELLLSGFYRADLPDIREAASRHGLEFKDFRERENWVAARFGKF; encoded by the coding sequence ATGTATATCTGTTGTTCCCTGACCCTGAAACCGCTGCAGCCGGCTTCGGAAATATTCATAGCGGCACTGGGGGAACTCGGGTTTGAGAGTTTCGAGGAAACCCCCACAGGGCTCAAGGCCTATATCCGGGAGGAAGACTGGGATGAGCAGGCACTGGCCGGGGTACCTTACTGGTCGTCCCCGAAATGGGAAGCTTCCTTTGAGATTACCCGGGTGGCCCAGCAAAACTGGAATGCGCTCTGGGAAGCGGATTATCAACCCATCCAGGTGGGCGACCGGTGCGTGGTGCGGGCCCCGTTCCACCCGGATCCGCCGGCCGGAACGGATTTTGACCTGGTCATTTCCCCAAAGATGAGTTTTGGAACAGGCCACCACCAGACCACCTGGCTGATGCTCCGATACCTCCTGGACATGGACCTGAATGGGAAAGCCCTCCTGGATATGGGTTCCGGGACAGGCGTATTGGCCATCCTGGCTGCGCGGCGGGGTGCCCGACCCGTCCTGGCCGTGGACATCGATCCCTGGTCGGCAGAGAATTGCCGGGAGAATGCAGCCCGGAACGGGGTGCCGGAAATCGAGGCGGTCCTCGGGGATGTTCGGGCCATCCGTGGCAGGGATTTCGATTGTATCCTGGCGAATATCAATAAGAATATACTTCTGGAGGACCTTTCGGGCTATGCGACCTCCCTGCGGGAAGGCGGGGAACTTTTGCTCAGCGGGTTTTACCGGGCCGACCTCCCGGATATCCGCGAAGCCGCTTCCCGCCACGGGCTGGAATTCAAGGATTTCCGCGAACGGGAAAACTGGGTTGCCGCCCGGTTTGGGAAGTTCTGA
- a CDS encoding ATP-dependent Clp protease adaptor ClpS — MSTKERLQEELLVEDKQKHLSEIVLFNDEVNTFDHVIQTLIDVCEHTPEQAEQCSLIVHHNGKCTVKTGEFSDLKPRCTRLLQAGLSAEIV; from the coding sequence ATGAGTACGAAGGAACGCTTGCAGGAAGAATTGCTGGTAGAAGACAAGCAAAAACACCTGAGTGAAATTGTGCTGTTCAACGACGAGGTGAATACTTTTGACCACGTCATCCAAACCCTCATCGACGTCTGCGAGCATACACCCGAACAAGCCGAACAGTGTTCCCTGATCGTACACCACAACGGCAAATGCACCGTTAAAACAGGGGAATTCAGCGACCTGAAACCGCGATGCACCCGACTGCTGCAAGCTGGCCTGAGCGCCGAAATCGTCTGA
- the bglX gene encoding beta-glucosidase BglX, giving the protein MRALSFLLLFTLCTANVSYSQQPAGQSADAATARDAFIRDLLSRMTLEEKVGQMNQYNGFWDVTGPVPEGGDAERKYEDLRSGRVGSMLNITNTSDTRKLQEVAVKETRLGIPLIFGQDVIHGFKTISPIPLAEAASWDLEAIRKSAELAAREAAASGIHWTFAPMVDISRDPRWGRVMEGAGEDPYLGSRVGVARVRGFQGDDLSDPLTIAACLKHFAGYGFAEGGRDYNTADFGLSTLYNVVLPPFQAGVDAGAATVMNSFNVLNGIPATADAFLQRDILKAAWDFQGFVVSDWGSIGEMIPHGYARDRNEAALRAAVAGSDMDMESGMYLTELPELVRDGKVPESLVDEAVLRILGLKYDLGLFADPYRYADAEREKRILSNPARLETVRDMARKSIVLLKNEGGVLPLSKNGGSIALIGPLASDKDSPLGSWRLTAEPNSAVSVLEGMQAYSGNTLAYERGVPLAEGETAFVFETKINTTDRSGIPAAVELARSSETVVMVLGEHGFQSGEGRSRAALGLPGLQQELLEAVHAVNPNIVLVLMNGRPLTINWAAEHVPAILEAWHLGTESGHAIAEVLYGDYNPSGKLPMTFPKSVGQIPVYYSHLATGRPEYPGNDLVFWSHYIDQVNEPLYPFGHGLSYSDFRYADLKLQTTEIRPGGSLEVSVRLENASDTPGTEIVQLYVRDHFGSRARPVRELKGFEKVFLEAGGSAEVSFTLSAEDLAYYTAGGTWEAEPGRFSVYVGGSSRASLHADFTLTE; this is encoded by the coding sequence ATGCGCGCTCTTTCCTTTCTCCTGCTATTTACACTTTGTACTGCAAACGTTTCCTATTCGCAACAACCGGCCGGGCAGTCAGCCGATGCTGCAACCGCACGGGATGCGTTTATCAGGGATTTGCTCTCGCGGATGACCCTGGAGGAAAAGGTCGGGCAGATGAACCAGTACAACGGTTTCTGGGATGTCACCGGGCCGGTCCCGGAAGGCGGCGATGCCGAGCGTAAATACGAAGACTTGCGGAGTGGCCGGGTGGGCTCCATGCTGAATATCACCAACACCTCGGATACCCGTAAACTCCAGGAGGTAGCCGTTAAAGAAACCCGGTTGGGCATTCCGCTGATTTTCGGGCAGGATGTGATCCACGGGTTTAAGACCATCAGCCCAATTCCCCTTGCCGAGGCCGCCAGTTGGGATCTGGAGGCAATCCGGAAATCCGCGGAACTCGCTGCCCGGGAAGCAGCGGCGTCCGGGATTCACTGGACCTTTGCCCCCATGGTGGATATTTCCCGCGATCCCCGTTGGGGGCGTGTTATGGAGGGTGCCGGGGAAGACCCATACCTCGGGAGTCGGGTTGGGGTGGCCCGGGTCCGCGGTTTCCAGGGGGACGATTTGTCCGACCCGCTGACGATAGCGGCCTGCCTGAAACATTTTGCAGGGTATGGCTTTGCCGAAGGGGGGCGCGATTACAATACGGCCGATTTCGGTTTGTCCACCCTGTATAACGTGGTGCTTCCGCCGTTTCAGGCCGGGGTGGATGCCGGGGCTGCGACGGTCATGAACTCCTTTAACGTATTGAACGGTATCCCGGCAACCGCCGACGCCTTCCTCCAACGGGATATCCTGAAGGCCGCCTGGGATTTTCAGGGATTTGTGGTCTCCGATTGGGGGTCCATAGGAGAGATGATCCCCCATGGCTACGCCCGCGACCGGAACGAAGCAGCTCTGCGGGCTGCGGTAGCCGGTTCGGATATGGATATGGAAAGCGGTATGTACCTGACGGAGCTGCCGGAACTTGTCCGGGACGGCAAAGTGCCGGAAAGCCTGGTAGACGAGGCCGTTTTGCGAATTCTGGGATTGAAATACGACCTGGGGTTGTTTGCCGACCCGTACCGGTACGCGGATGCAGAGCGGGAGAAACGCATCCTCTCGAATCCTGCGCGCCTGGAGACCGTCCGGGATATGGCGCGAAAATCCATCGTCTTGCTCAAGAATGAAGGAGGTGTGCTGCCCCTGTCAAAAAATGGCGGTTCCATTGCCCTGATCGGCCCGCTTGCATCGGATAAGGACAGCCCCCTGGGCAGCTGGCGCCTAACGGCCGAACCGAATTCCGCGGTTTCCGTCCTGGAAGGGATGCAGGCCTATAGCGGAAATACACTGGCATATGAACGGGGGGTACCCCTGGCAGAAGGGGAGACTGCCTTTGTCTTCGAAACTAAAATCAATACCACCGACCGGAGCGGGATCCCCGCCGCCGTGGAACTTGCCCGGAGCTCGGAAACCGTCGTGATGGTCCTTGGGGAACACGGTTTTCAGTCGGGGGAGGGGAGGAGCCGGGCCGCACTCGGACTGCCGGGCCTGCAGCAGGAGTTGCTCGAAGCGGTCCATGCGGTGAACCCGAATATCGTCCTGGTATTGATGAACGGCCGTCCGCTGACCATCAACTGGGCGGCTGAGCATGTGCCGGCCATCCTGGAAGCCTGGCACCTGGGTACGGAGAGCGGCCACGCCATTGCCGAGGTGTTATACGGGGACTACAACCCAAGCGGGAAGTTGCCCATGACGTTCCCGAAATCCGTCGGGCAGATTCCGGTGTATTACAGCCACCTGGCCACCGGCCGGCCGGAATACCCGGGGAACGACCTGGTGTTCTGGTCCCACTATATCGATCAGGTCAATGAACCCCTCTATCCGTTCGGGCACGGGTTGAGCTATTCGGACTTCCGCTATGCCGACTTAAAGTTGCAAACGACGGAAATCCGGCCCGGGGGTTCCCTGGAGGTCAGCGTTCGACTCGAGAATGCCAGCGATACGCCGGGAACCGAAATTGTCCAGCTCTACGTCCGGGATCACTTTGGCTCCCGGGCCCGGCCGGTTCGCGAACTCAAGGGCTTTGAAAAAGTATTCCTCGAAGCAGGCGGATCTGCGGAAGTTTCCTTTACGCTGTCGGCTGAAGATTTGGCATATTATACGGCAGGTGGCACGTGGGAAGCGGAGCCCGGCCGGTTCAGTGTCTATGTAGGGGGAAGTTCCCGGGCCAGCCTCCATGCAGACTTCACCCTGACGGAATAG